The following coding sequences are from one Bacillota bacterium window:
- a CDS encoding nucleotidyltransferase domain-containing protein — MRERQHIVRLIARILETKPGIGFAYIYGSFASGEPFRDIDLAVHLSDVTGKDSIRYEIRLETELEDVLGFPVDVRALNMAPLSFRYSVFRHGRLILENEPTKRVEFQARSVKEYLDFAPVRRRCFGGEPVT, encoded by the coding sequence GTGCGAGAGAGGCAGCATATAGTAAGACTGATTGCCCGCATCCTGGAGACCAAGCCCGGAATAGGGTTCGCGTACATTTACGGCTCCTTTGCTTCAGGGGAACCATTCCGGGACATAGACTTGGCCGTCCACCTCTCGGATGTAACAGGCAAGGACTCCATTCGCTATGAGATAAGGCTGGAGACAGAACTTGAGGATGTCCTGGGCTTCCCGGTGGATGTAAGGGCATTGAATATGGCGCCGCTCTCCTTTCGCTACAGCGTATTCCGGCACGGGCGCCTGATACTTGAGAACGAGCCAACCAAGCGGGTTGAGTTCCAGGCCCGATCCGTGAAGGAGTACCTTGACTTCGCGCCGGTGCGCCGCCGGTGTTTTGGAGGAGAGCCAGTGACATGA
- a CDS encoding DUF86 domain-containing protein: MKYDHMRVERLISAWRSASFHLQRLAKVPSSEFIRDADKIASAKYNFIMAIESAIDVGQHLIAKNKLRVPEDYADTFIVLWEAGIIPEESLSGFREMARFRNSLVHIYWDVDDSVIHEILHDHTKDLSVLLDVLCRTLGIEG, encoded by the coding sequence ATGAAGTACGATCATATGAGGGTGGAGAGGCTCATATCAGCGTGGCGGTCCGCGTCTTTCCATTTGCAGCGCCTGGCAAAGGTTCCTTCCTCAGAGTTCATCCGTGATGCTGACAAGATCGCGAGTGCAAAGTACAACTTCATCATGGCCATCGAGTCTGCCATAGACGTGGGTCAGCACTTGATCGCGAAGAACAAGCTAAGGGTGCCCGAGGACTATGCGGACACCTTCATTGTTCTCTGGGAAGCCGGCATTATTCCTGAGGAATCATTATCCGGTTTCCGGGAGATGGCGAGATTCAGGAACAGTCTGGTTCACATCTACTGGGATGTAGACGATTCAGTGATCCACGAGATACTTCACGACCACACGAAAGACCTGAGTGTCCTTCTGGACGTGTTATGCAGGACCCTGGGGATTGAGGGTTAG
- the alr gene encoding alanine racemase produces MRPTWAEVHLETLKANVRELLRLTAPGAVMMAVVKASAYGHGAVPAAKACLEAGAEWLGVALMEEALELRASGIEGPLMVLGGVSPEAMRVAVKMDVGFPVFSGEHVRQAAAASRESGRAARVHLKVDTGMGRIGARVGSGMEDLIQALKYTPGVHLEGTFTHFACADWEDLSYTRRQFEIFQGALRLLEEAGLDPGLRHTANSAACLDLPWSHLDMTRPGLSLYGYYPSQHLRSRARLEPCLEWKTRTVQVKVVPGGELIGYGSTHRTPGDRVIATVPVGYADGYSRAFSNRGEVLVKGKRVPVIGRVCMDQMMLDLGVPGSLGDPRDLLGETVVLLGRQGDERITADDLASGMGTIAHEVLTRIGERVPRVHL; encoded by the coding sequence ATGAGGCCTACCTGGGCTGAAGTGCATCTTGAGACTCTTAAGGCCAACGTCAGGGAGCTTCTGCGCTTGACGGCACCGGGCGCTGTGATGATGGCGGTGGTGAAGGCCTCTGCCTACGGGCACGGGGCGGTGCCTGCAGCCAAGGCCTGCCTCGAGGCCGGAGCTGAGTGGCTGGGGGTTGCCCTCATGGAGGAGGCGCTGGAGCTCAGGGCCTCAGGTATAGAAGGTCCCTTGATGGTCCTGGGTGGCGTGTCTCCGGAAGCCATGAGGGTAGCGGTGAAGATGGATGTGGGCTTTCCCGTCTTCTCGGGGGAACACGTGCGGCAGGCGGCGGCCGCCTCCAGGGAGTCTGGGAGGGCAGCCCGGGTTCACCTGAAGGTTGACACCGGTATGGGGCGCATAGGAGCAAGGGTCGGCTCTGGCATGGAGGATCTCATCCAAGCCCTCAAGTATACCCCTGGGGTGCACTTGGAGGGCACCTTCACCCATTTTGCCTGTGCCGACTGGGAGGACCTGTCCTACACTCGGAGGCAGTTCGAGATCTTCCAGGGGGCCTTGAGGCTCCTGGAGGAAGCCGGCCTCGACCCGGGCCTGAGACACACCGCCAACAGCGCAGCCTGCCTAGACCTGCCCTGGTCCCACCTGGACATGACGAGGCCGGGATTGAGCCTCTACGGCTACTACCCCTCGCAGCACCTGAGGAGCAGAGCCAGGCTGGAGCCGTGCCTGGAGTGGAAGACCCGGACGGTCCAGGTGAAGGTGGTTCCCGGTGGGGAGCTCATAGGTTACGGCTCAACCCACAGGACCCCTGGCGACAGGGTTATAGCCACGGTGCCCGTGGGCTACGCCGATGGATACTCCAGGGCATTCTCCAACAGGGGAGAGGTGCTGGTGAAGGGAAAGAGGGTTCCCGTGATTGGCAGGGTGTGCATGGATCAGATGATGCTGGATCTGGGAGTGCCCGGGAGCCTGGGGGATCCCAGGGACCTCCTCGGAGAGACCGTGGTGCTCCTGGGCCGCCAGGGGGATGAGCGCATCACCGCAGATGACCTAGCCTCCGGCATGGGTACCATCGCCCACGAGGTGCTCACCAGGATAGGGGAGAGGGTGCCCCGGGTCCACCTCTGA